In one Chryseobacterium camelliae genomic region, the following are encoded:
- a CDS encoding metal-dependent transcriptional regulator, protein MKTTLTEENYLKALFHLVDSESKVTINELSKFLTVKMPSVNNMMKKFAEKGWVIYETYKPLIVTEKGRREASLVVRKHRLTEMFLVKKMNFGWENVHEIAEQLEHVHSAIFFDKMDEILDYPKFDPHGEPIPDKDGNIIAQDLQKLSSCEPGEIVTFTSVTLSDDAFLNYLTERNLLLNKKIKIVKIESFDKSITVEVDKKQEVLSRKATEKILVKK, encoded by the coding sequence TTGAAAACAACATTAACCGAAGAAAATTATCTCAAAGCTTTATTTCATCTGGTAGACAGTGAAAGCAAGGTAACGATTAATGAGCTCAGTAAATTTTTAACTGTAAAAATGCCGAGTGTTAACAATATGATGAAGAAGTTTGCTGAGAAAGGCTGGGTTATCTATGAAACCTATAAACCACTCATCGTTACTGAAAAAGGACGTCGTGAAGCTTCTTTGGTGGTAAGAAAACACAGGCTTACAGAAATGTTTCTGGTAAAAAAAATGAATTTCGGCTGGGAAAATGTACATGAGATTGCAGAACAGCTAGAGCATGTACACTCTGCTATCTTTTTTGATAAAATGGATGAAATTCTTGATTATCCTAAATTTGATCCTCATGGAGAACCCATTCCTGATAAAGACGGAAATATTATTGCTCAGGATCTGCAAAAACTAAGCAGCTGCGAGCCTGGAGAAATTGTAACTTTTACTTCTGTAACACTTTCTGATGATGCTTTTCTTAATTATCTGACTGAAAGAAATTTATTGCTGAACAAGAAAATAAAAATTGTCAAAATTGAAAGTTTCGACAAATCCATTACCGTAGAAGTTGATAAAAAACAGGAGGTCTTAAGCAGAAAAGCGACGGAAAAAATACTGGTTAAAAAATAA
- a CDS encoding TssN family type VI secretion system protein — protein MEISSVKGIFLRYILMPLIAVIMMVILGIIRRSKPAIKIKTIIIYVLLCSLCIAVPGFFGFARNSFNPYWYLIAQIIYFILGIIHVNLLHRYFKKHIDSFSMSILFESVLSLTCILFGGYLFTLIFGWMSKGIGYPVMAATSVFIFLVPMVFHYCYVQFISIPVDIYKTWRYSPDQKLPDFEGADFDRLMVLNVELSKNLEESNRFRIKAKTLPTGVTFGDWFYRVVDDYNHKNPGSVIHLTDSMQEPYYWIFYTKKSFFSFRKYINFDQDISANSISENEVVICKRVIQHEEEGIAKKS, from the coding sequence ATGGAAATCTCTTCAGTAAAAGGTATATTTTTAAGATATATTTTAATGCCTTTGATTGCAGTAATTATGATGGTTATTTTAGGAATCATCAGGCGAAGTAAACCTGCTATCAAAATCAAAACCATTATTATTTATGTTCTTCTGTGCAGTTTATGTATAGCTGTACCCGGTTTTTTTGGTTTTGCCAGAAATTCTTTTAATCCTTACTGGTATCTGATTGCCCAGATTATTTATTTCATTTTGGGAATTATCCATGTTAATCTTCTGCATAGATATTTTAAAAAGCATATTGACTCTTTCTCAATGAGTATATTATTTGAGTCTGTACTTTCCTTAACGTGTATTCTATTCGGAGGTTATCTTTTTACATTGATCTTTGGTTGGATGAGCAAAGGAATAGGTTATCCGGTAATGGCTGCGACAAGTGTTTTCATATTTCTTGTCCCAATGGTTTTCCATTATTGCTATGTTCAGTTTATCAGCATTCCGGTTGATATTTATAAAACATGGAGGTATTCGCCGGATCAAAAACTTCCTGACTTTGAAGGTGCAGATTTTGACAGATTAATGGTGCTGAATGTAGAATTGAGCAAAAACCTGGAAGAATCTAACCGTTTCAGAATTAAGGCTAAGACTTTACCGACGGGAGTTACTTTCGGGGATTGGTTTTATAGGGTAGTAGACGATTATAATCATAAAAATCCTGGATCTGTTATCCATCTTACAGATAGCATGCAAGAGCCTTATTACTGGATTTTTTACACAAAGAAATCATTTTTCAGCTTTAGAAAATACATCAATTTCGATCAGGATATTTCTGCAAACAGCATTTCAGAAAATGAAGTGGTGATTTGCAAAAGAGTAATTCAGCATGAAGAAGAAGGAATTGCCAAAAAATCATAA
- a CDS encoding S1/P1 nuclease yields MKSMYSKILILAFMASSLYSYAWGLTGHRIIAEIAENHLSGKARREIKKIMGKERLAYWANWPDFIKSDTTGAWKQASAWHYVNIDPQTDLKAFEKNLEAQAGPSLYTQVKVLSSQIKDEKTSEKDRKIALIFLIHIMGDLAQPLHVGRAEDLGGNKINVTYFGEKTNLHSVWDGKLVDSQKYSYTEYSKLLDIKSKDEVAKIQSGTLEDWLYDSHQIANKIYAQTPNDSKLSYDYQYKFNDIMERQLLYGGLRLSKLLNDLF; encoded by the coding sequence ATGAAAAGTATGTATTCTAAAATTCTGATTTTAGCGTTCATGGCATCTTCGCTCTATTCTTATGCGTGGGGACTGACGGGACACAGAATTATCGCGGAAATCGCAGAAAATCATCTTTCCGGAAAGGCAAGAAGAGAAATTAAAAAAATTATGGGGAAAGAACGCCTTGCTTATTGGGCAAACTGGCCGGATTTCATCAAATCGGATACGACAGGTGCATGGAAGCAGGCATCAGCCTGGCATTATGTAAACATCGATCCTCAGACAGACCTTAAAGCTTTTGAAAAGAACCTGGAAGCTCAGGCCGGTCCAAGTTTATACACTCAGGTAAAAGTATTGTCGAGCCAGATTAAAGATGAAAAAACCTCTGAAAAAGACAGAAAAATTGCTTTAATTTTCCTGATTCACATCATGGGAGATTTGGCACAGCCTTTACACGTAGGAAGAGCTGAAGATTTAGGAGGAAATAAAATAAATGTTACTTATTTTGGTGAAAAAACAAACTTACACTCCGTTTGGGACGGAAAATTAGTAGATTCACAAAAATACAGCTATACAGAATATTCAAAATTACTGGATATCAAATCTAAAGATGAAGTAGCTAAAATTCAGTCAGGAACACTGGAAGACTGGTTGTATGATTCTCATCAGATTGCCAATAAAATCTATGCTCAAACTCCAAATGATTCAAAATTGTCATACGATTACCAGTACAAATTTAATGATATCATGGAAAGACAGCTTCTATACGGAGGTTTGAGATTATCGAAATTATTGAATGATCTTTTTTAA
- a CDS encoding type VI secretion system baseplate subunit TssG codes for MYENDIIDMHYNKLQTDFKAEAVAVNLLKYHRAVSNIFIERLGINDRAYLKDIKGISSHFLGFDEEVFTIETYREGIYDYLPEGLFHPPSLGASRKNVETVVKEIRKQKKVEEDARKFFKPFELEIFFTEISALLKEFDFDISSDTDSLLDTISELWPLVTMLDKQNAYIFIYILPFFHQIRGDKRWFERCMTAFLQIPVEVTFAPNVIDKIEENDDSMLLGNSRLGVTYIPSGSHMDGQRNWVVNIGPIPYAEMNKFIDGSPFRKILHTLYDYFLPVSVDVKENFITEKQEYSFALEDDERNANRLGYSTFL; via the coding sequence ATGTATGAGAATGATATTATAGATATGCATTACAATAAGCTGCAGACAGATTTTAAAGCTGAAGCTGTGGCTGTTAATCTGTTAAAATACCATAGAGCCGTAAGCAATATTTTTATTGAACGCCTGGGAATTAATGACAGAGCTTATCTTAAGGATATTAAAGGAATCTCAAGTCATTTCTTAGGTTTTGACGAAGAGGTTTTTACGATAGAAACGTATAGGGAAGGAATTTATGATTATCTTCCTGAAGGCTTGTTTCATCCACCGTCATTGGGAGCATCCAGGAAAAATGTAGAAACGGTTGTTAAAGAAATCCGGAAGCAAAAAAAAGTGGAAGAGGATGCAAGAAAATTTTTCAAACCTTTTGAATTGGAGATTTTCTTTACTGAAATCAGTGCTTTGCTGAAAGAATTCGATTTTGATATTTCCAGCGATACAGATTCCTTACTGGATACCATCAGTGAGCTTTGGCCTCTGGTGACTATGCTTGACAAGCAGAATGCCTATATTTTCATTTATATCTTGCCGTTTTTTCATCAGATCAGAGGAGATAAAAGGTGGTTTGAGAGATGCATGACCGCATTTCTTCAGATCCCGGTAGAAGTTACTTTCGCACCCAATGTGATCGATAAAATAGAAGAGAATGATGACTCGATGCTGCTGGGAAATTCCAGATTGGGAGTTACTTATATTCCGAGCGGAAGTCATATGGACGGACAAAGAAATTGGGTGGTGAATATCGGACCGATTCCGTATGCTGAGATGAATAAGTTTATTGACGGAAGCCCTTTCAGAAAAATTCTCCATACGCTATATGATTATTTTTTACCGGTAAGTGTAGATGTAAAAGAAAATTTCATTACAGAAAAACAGGAATATTCTTTCGCTCTGGAAGACGATGAAAGAAATGCAAACCGTCTTGGCTACTCTACATTCCTCTAA
- a CDS encoding ester cyclase, whose amino-acid sequence MIKVTKSANKVLFLIKHFNLKGIIMKNRMYKIIASAIILSSFLSCIQNPAKANCPQIEQAQKNKEIVLKFYQEMFGDKDISAVDRYVTKDYVQHNPTVADGADAFKKAASNWFQGTEKTKVDVQHVAAEGDLVFIHIKNTNEDGSLKSTMDIFRIQDGKIAEHWDVNENVPQNSANPHPMF is encoded by the coding sequence ATGATTAAGGTAACAAAATCCGCAAATAAAGTGTTATTTTTAATCAAACACTTTAATTTAAAAGGAATAATTATGAAAAACCGTATGTATAAGATAATTGCCAGCGCAATAATATTATCATCATTTCTAAGCTGTATACAAAATCCGGCTAAGGCGAATTGCCCGCAGATTGAGCAAGCTCAGAAAAACAAGGAAATCGTTCTTAAGTTTTATCAGGAAATGTTCGGGGATAAGGATATTTCAGCCGTTGACAGATATGTAACCAAAGACTATGTCCAACACAATCCAACGGTGGCTGATGGTGCAGATGCATTCAAAAAAGCCGCGTCAAATTGGTTTCAAGGAACTGAAAAAACAAAGGTTGATGTTCAGCATGTCGCTGCAGAAGGTGATTTAGTATTCATCCATATTAAAAATACAAATGAGGACGGCTCATTGAAATCCACCATGGATATATTTCGAATTCAAGACGGAAAAATAGCGGAACACTGGGATGTTAACGAAAATGTGCCACAAAATTCAGCAAACCCACACCCCATGTTTTAA